The segment ATCGCGGGTAAGGGTCTGGGCAGAAGTGGCCACGGCAAAATTCTCCATTCGGGGGTTGCGCGCGCCCTAGCTCCCGTTGGCGCCAAAAGCAAATATAAAGCTTCCTTTATATGTGATCCAGAACCCGTCTTGGCGGGCTGTCGCGGCAGCGGACGGCCCTGCCCCGAAATTCGTCGCTCTCGGGGCTGCGCGGCTTGCACCGGCGTCCGTGCGCGCTATCTCGCTGGCGACTTCCTGCAACTTGCAAAAGGATTAGTGCGATGACGATCAAGGTGGGCGACAAGCTGCCCGACGTGAAGCTGGTGAAGGCGACCGAAAACGGGCCCGAAGCGGTGCAGAGCTCCGACTATTTCGCGGGCAAGAAGGTTGCGCTGTTCTCGGTGCCCGGCGCGTTCACGCCGACCTGCTCGGCGCGCCATCTTCCGGGATATGTCGACAAGGCGCAGGATCTGAAATCGAAGGGCGTGGACGAGATCGTCGCGACCTCGGTCAACGACGCGTTCGTGCTCGGCGCCTGGAACAAGTCCGCCGGCAGCGACGACATCACGATGCTGGCTGACGGCAACGGCGACTTTGCCGAAGCGCTCGGCCTGACGATGGACGGCTCGGGCTTCGGGCTTGGCAAGCGCGGTCAGCGGTTCTCGATGATCGTCGATGATGGCGTGGTGAAGGAGCTCAACGTCGAACAGCCCGGCGATTTCTCCGTGTCCAGCGCAGAGCACCTGCTCGAACAGCTTTAGGTTCCTCCAGAACGCGACAACAGCCGCGGGCGAGAGATCGCCCGCGGCTTTTTTACGGCCGGGTGGCGACGCCGTTGTCCACCGAATGGCAACCATTGCCGTTTAGTTTTGCCGCATGAACGGGCTTCTCGCCGCACGCGCCATCGCACTGGAGCATTCCCCCACGCCCCCCACGGCGACGTGGACCGCGCGGCATGGCCTGACCTCGCTGCTGGCGATCGTGCTGGGGAGTGCCGCGATGCTCGCGGGCGCCATCCTGATGGTTACCGGCACGTCTCTCGAGTGGGCCGTGTTCGCCCGGTTCGCCGCCCTGGCGACCGGGATGGCCCTGGTATCGTTATGGTGCAGCAAACGGCAGCTCGATCCGCGGATGGCGGCCGCTGCAGCGATCGTCGCGGCGGCGATCCTCTCGCTGATGTTCTGCGCGGTCATCTCGCATGTGGGCCTCAAGCTGGAGGCGCCCCTGATGGATGCGCGTTTGGCCCGGGCCGACGCCGCGCTGGGGTTTCATGTCGATCGGGCAGTCCGTGCGGCGGCGTACAGTCCGCACCTGATCGACGTGCTGGCGTTTGTGTACAACGCTTCGGGAGTTGTCGTCGTGGCGCTGATACTCGCGGTTCTCGGGACCGGAAGCACCGGCCGCGCGTGGGAGCTTACCGCGACCATCGTGATCGCCATGCAGGTTGTCGCCGCGCTATCGATCCTGATGCCGGCCATCGGTGCCATGCACCACTTCGGCTTGGGCGACCTGCAGGGCCGGGGCCTGCCGGTGGGGGCTGGCGTCTATCACCTTCAGGGCTTCGCGCACTTTTACGGCGGGAGCGATCCTGTCGCTCGGCTGAGCGACATGACCGGTCTTGTCACCTTTCCGTCGTTTCACACCGTGCTGGCGCTGATGGCGACGCAAGCACTCGCCCCCACCCGCCTCCGCTGGGTGGGAGTGGCCTGGACGAGCATGGTCATCGTCTCGACCGTTCCGGTGGGCGGGCATTACGCTGTCGATCTTGCCGCCGGCTTTGTCATCTGGGCCTTGGCCGCCGCGATCAGCCAGCGGGTTAGTACCCCATCAGCTTGAGCACTTCCTCGCGGCTGCGCGGGTCGTCAAGAAAAGTGCCCATCATCCGGCTGGTAATCATGCTCACGCCCGGCGTGCGCACCCCGCGCGCGGTCATGCAGCTGTGCGCCGCCTCGATCACTACCGCCACACCCTGGGGGTGGAGGTGGTTCCAGATGCAGTCCGCCACTTGTGCCGTCAGCCGCTCCTGCACCTGCAACCGGCGCGCGAACCCGTGGAGAACCCGTGCCAGCTTGCTGATGCCGACCACCCGGTCATTGGGCAGATAGGCGATCGCGGCCTTGCCGATGATCGGCGCCATGTGGTGTTCGCAGTGGCTCTGGAATGGGATGTCCTTCAGCAGGACGATCTCGTTGTACCCGCCCACTTCGTCAAACACGCGGCTGAGGTGGACCGAAGGGTCTTCGGCATAGCCGAGGCAGTATTCCTTCCACGCCCGGGCAACGCGCTTGGGAGTATCGAGCAGACCTTCGCGCGACGGGTCGTCGCCCGCCCAGCGGATCACGGTGCGGATTGCTTCCTGCACGTCCGCGGGCACCGGCGGCTTGCCGTCATCGGTGTCCTCGTCCGGACCGACCAGGCTGCTCATCTGCGGATCCCCTTCTTGGCGCGCTCGTACGCCCGCTTCATCAGGCTCCCCTGCTTGAGCAAGCCGCCCTTGGCAAACGGTTCGAACATCTCTTCGGGGCGTTCGGGATCGAGCACCTGCGATCCCGCCAGCGTCTCCTCGATCGCGCCCAGTTCGGGCGGATCAAACCGCCGGAGTTGACGCGCGTTGCGCGCGCCGTGCTGCTCGATCAATCGGAGCATCGATCCCCCGGCGTCATCCAGAGCGGACGCCACCTCGGCATCGGATAGCCCGCAGTGTTCCGCCAGCAGCGAATGCCGCAGTGCGGCGATGCCGTCGCATGCGTGCGCATTGCCGGGACGATTGCAGTCGATGAACACGTCGCATTCGCTGTCCAGCCCCATCGACCGGTTGTTGAAGTTCGCCGATCCGATCCGCAGGACCTGATCGTCGAAGATCGTCAGCTTGGCGTGGACATAGATGCTCGTTTCACCCGTGTAGGGTGTGAACAGGCCGAACCGCTTCTTGTGGTCGATTTCTTGGAGAGAGTGCAGCAGGCAGTTGCGCGCGTGGTCCATCGCCTGCTGTTCAAGCCAGCCGTCAGCCGTCTGGGGTTGCACCATGACAATCTCGGGCGGATCGTCTTCCTTCAGGCGGCGAGCGATCGCTTCGGCGATCTTCGGCGAGGTGAAGTACTGGTTTTCAGAATAAATGAAGCGCTTGGCCGCGGAGATTTGCTGCAGCAGCAGGTCCTCGATCTCGTTCACCGCGACGTCGCCATCGTACTTGGCACGAGTGCGGGCGATACCGATCTCGACGTTCTCGAACTGCACCGGCAGTTCCTCGGGCCACAGGCTGTCGTCCGGTATGTCGATCTCGCTCAATTGCTTGCCGCCCGCCTTGACCCAGCGGTCACGGCACAGCCGGCCCAGTTCGCGTGCCGCGTCGCCTTCCATCATCATCGTCGCATCGTGCCACGGACCGTACTTGCGACCGTGCGGCCGCCGGCGCCGGCGGTCCGTTTCATCGTGCGCACGGGTGTCCCAGCGATCCATCGTCATGTCGATCCCGCCGCAGACCGCGAGGCGATCATCGAGCACCGCGATCTTCTGGTGATGGGAGCAGCCGACCGGGTGATGGCTGTCGAAGTTGAACTTGATCCGTTCGTAGCTGGCCATGCGGATCACATCGATGAACATGTATCCGCGGGCGACGAACTGAAACACGCCCATCCCCCATTTGAGGATCCGGATTTCCACCTTCTTGTGGCGGCGGGCCAGCCACAGGAGGAAGCTACCCAAGCGGCGGGGATGGTTTCGCCGGAACGGCCGGCTGAACCAACGGCGACCGACTGCAAGGTGGATACGCGTGTCGAAGTCCCACCCGACCAGCATGACGCGGCGTTGTGCCTTCAGCATCGCCCGCTGCATGAGGGCGAAATAATCTTCCGCATCCACGACGACACTGGCGCGCTCGACCTTCGCGAACTTCCACACGCCGGGCGCGACCGAGTTGTCATCGAAGGCGGGACCCTGATGTTGTTCCGGCGGCTTTGCCAAGTGCTTCCCC is part of the Altererythrobacter sp. TH136 genome and harbors:
- a CDS encoding peroxiredoxin gives rise to the protein MTIKVGDKLPDVKLVKATENGPEAVQSSDYFAGKKVALFSVPGAFTPTCSARHLPGYVDKAQDLKSKGVDEIVATSVNDAFVLGAWNKSAGSDDITMLADGNGDFAEALGLTMDGSGFGLGKRGQRFSMIVDDGVVKELNVEQPGDFSVSSAEHLLEQL
- a CDS encoding phosphatase PAP2 family protein, encoding MNGLLAARAIALEHSPTPPTATWTARHGLTSLLAIVLGSAAMLAGAILMVTGTSLEWAVFARFAALATGMALVSLWCSKRQLDPRMAAAAAIVAAAILSLMFCAVISHVGLKLEAPLMDARLARADAALGFHVDRAVRAAAYSPHLIDVLAFVYNASGVVVVALILAVLGTGSTGRAWELTATIVIAMQVVAALSILMPAIGAMHHFGLGDLQGRGLPVGAGVYHLQGFAHFYGGSDPVARLSDMTGLVTFPSFHTVLALMATQALAPTRLRWVGVAWTSMVIVSTVPVGGHYAVDLAAGFVIWALAAAISQRVSTPSA
- the folE gene encoding GTP cyclohydrolase I FolE gives rise to the protein MSSLVGPDEDTDDGKPPVPADVQEAIRTVIRWAGDDPSREGLLDTPKRVARAWKEYCLGYAEDPSVHLSRVFDEVGGYNEIVLLKDIPFQSHCEHHMAPIIGKAAIAYLPNDRVVGISKLARVLHGFARRLQVQERLTAQVADCIWNHLHPQGVAVVIEAAHSCMTARGVRTPGVSMITSRMMGTFLDDPRSREEVLKLMGY
- a CDS encoding phospholipase D-like domain-containing protein is translated as MAKPPEQHQGPAFDDNSVAPGVWKFAKVERASVVVDAEDYFALMQRAMLKAQRRVMLVGWDFDTRIHLAVGRRWFSRPFRRNHPRRLGSFLLWLARRHKKVEIRILKWGMGVFQFVARGYMFIDVIRMASYERIKFNFDSHHPVGCSHHQKIAVLDDRLAVCGGIDMTMDRWDTRAHDETDRRRRRPHGRKYGPWHDATMMMEGDAARELGRLCRDRWVKAGGKQLSEIDIPDDSLWPEELPVQFENVEIGIARTRAKYDGDVAVNEIEDLLLQQISAAKRFIYSENQYFTSPKIAEAIARRLKEDDPPEIVMVQPQTADGWLEQQAMDHARNCLLHSLQEIDHKKRFGLFTPYTGETSIYVHAKLTIFDDQVLRIGSANFNNRSMGLDSECDVFIDCNRPGNAHACDGIAALRHSLLAEHCGLSDAEVASALDDAGGSMLRLIEQHGARNARQLRRFDPPELGAIEETLAGSQVLDPERPEEMFEPFAKGGLLKQGSLMKRAYERAKKGIRR